Sequence from the Argopecten irradians isolate NY chromosome 12, Ai_NY, whole genome shotgun sequence genome:
gatattatttatataagttatatcaaaataattaaagagAAGAATTATCAGAATATTTTTTTGTCCATGGAAATTATTAGTGTTTAATAATTGTTGAtgcatatttttcaaaagtttaatacaaagcAAAcgtattttcattcaaacacctATCTGACCTTCGTTCCATATTGATGTGCCTTGTGAGAGAAAGCCGATAGTCTATGATATATCCTTCGCAGCTTCCATATTCAAAGAGTGAACTGGACTAGAGATGGAGTGCAAGTGGTAAAATATCATCAGAAAAGTACAGCTTCTTCCATTTAGCACAATATTCTTGTGCCAACTTCAAACAAAACCTGCCAGATGAATCAGTTCATTCCAGCAGAACATTATGTTCCATTTTACGAAACGTTGGATTCATAACAGAAAAACATTATGCTAAATGGTGCACACTGGTAACTACCTTGCAATCATGACCCCACTGCTAACCCCCACTGTTGACCCCCACTGTTGACCCCCACCGTTGGAAACCCACAGTTGATGGCACTAAGCTATGTAAAGTGCAGGCAGTATGTGTCATGCAAATGAAAGTAATTTTCTACCCATCAAgtgtttgtaaattttaatttaattgattaGGAGTTGATTAAAATTGATTGGAAAATGATGAGATTGTATATGTATAGCCATAGACATTTCATGGCCTTACACAACACTAAAAATGGAGTTAGTATGTCGCAAACACAAACAGTTTCATGAATAGAGGTTGATAAAGAATAAgttaaatttaaagtaaaaaaatacaTCTTTTATAACACATAACACTTAACAAATAACAATCACAACAATTTGATCTTACAATTTTGGACAGAATAAGTGGCACtattataacaagaaataccTGCATGTATTTCGTGGTTTGGAGGTAAAAATTATTGAATTGGtccaattttgtttattttctttcacTATATAACAGCTATGGCCATTTTAAGGCCAAAGATTTGTTGGCAGAAAAAGCAAGAGTTCCTGAAGTAAACCAGCAACCGATCTTTGTCTAATTCCAACATTGATAACCTAAGTCTTGAACGTATGGCCAGAGAAGGAAAGCTGGCAGTAGAACTTTCGCCACATCACTTGGCCGACATGGATAACTATCTTGGGTAAATTGatctttgataaaaatcaaactACAGCAATAAAGTTTAGATACACTTTAGTAAAACCTTCTATCCATAAATCTCACTCTCTCAATGTTATCCTTAGCATTCTTGATGTAGCCCTAGTATATTGCAGCTTGTACTTAccaatttttcatatatgtacAAAACTTGACACTTTTATCATTGGGGTCAGCGTCAAAGACCCATGATTGATTGTGCTACATTATGCTACACTTATTATGTGCAATCAACAATAGATCTTCAATGCTACATTAGGTTGAGTTAAATTTTAGCTTTGAGTTAAACAGCACCTGGTACATGATGAACCAGCTTCAATATAACAGTTTAACTGCATTttgatttaacaaaaaaaaaaaaaattctatctaAAAAATTCAGAATTTAACAATCaagtcaaatatttttttacaatttcgCTCATACACACAGCTTCATTGATAACACACTCAAACACTGCATggattatatacatttacaccACAGTATGAATGTTTCAATAATACACTTCCATAAATAGATGAGGACTGGAATGTTCTGTCATACAATAATGGCAGTGACACATACAGATCATATACTGGTATACATCAATATTAACTTGGAGTGACTTTACAGCAGAAAAGATATATACCATATgcactattctgtatttgcatatatattgagttatctgcccttgcaggtataTAACTGTAGGTATATTCATTGCAACACCATTAGTTCGTGATcgtgacgtcatacttttcagagaaaacaatgtgaatattgttcataaaataatgatgtcatataagactctttcatatatggatatgaaggatagggatattctatccaagggtcacaaaatgttgtaaaacccgaggcttgcagagggttttacaacattttgtgatcccgagggtagaatatccctatccttcatatccacaaatgatagtgtatttttctctcatacctcgacattttattgcaattttactatttttcttcgccattttgaaataaatttgaaaaaaacatgcaactgcaagtcaattctccataaaTGAATATTGCATAATATTTTCAAGGCAAATTCcgttgtttttatcttttaatgTTAATCCAACCtagtttctggaaaaaaaaaaggGTTAAAATTGTACccagaaaatagtaattttggttgacgccgtgacgtcacgaggctttattgcatgggtagccatgcattACAGCCTCAAGCGACATGAGTTTCTTgacctggaccagccagtattacacgtgtaggtatgagagaataatagatatatacctgcaagggaggtaagtcagtaatatgcaaagagGAGATATATGAAATGGTTTTCAGAAAACACAATACAGTAACATGAACATGGTGGATaagtaacaaaaataaatatcacattttcaGGATCTGTGGGGACAAACAGATATCCAGAAACTGTTAATTATCCCGAGAGTTAACTCGCATAGAACAATACCTATAACACAATGTAGTCAATAGTTATTGCTTCCTCGGAGAACCCATATGTAAAAGTCCTTTCTAAATATTCTAAAACGATCCCtcttaaacatatatataattacataaatatgtacaatatttaattCAAGTATAATAAATCCCTCCTGGTAGGCCGAAACTGCCAGCAAATATCAGCTTGAATATCCTATAGCCTAAAAATTGGATTTCTATTCAAATAATCCCTCGATAGAATAGAAAATGCTGCTTAGTTACATGTCTGCAATTACATCACACCTCAGTTATTACAGCATGCATATTGTACACAGTTCTCATGGCTTTAGAACCTTGAGCTGATCTAAGcaaattgtaatttaaaaattcAAGTCATGTCAAAAGATGTGAAATGGCTGGAAATGTAAATGCTTTTGAGCCCCGGTAACTGATATGAGTTATTACATAATCAGTAATGTTGTCATGTCTACAAGCACTTGCTTTATCTGTCAACTAACTTAATCTATCACATCAATGGTCTGGTCTGCCatgtcataattatataatatagcaCAATTTTGATGTCACATGTAAttatcatatcatcattatatgcTGTCACATGACGTCTCTTCACATCACTTGCTAGCCAAATTTTTGTCTGTctaatagagaaaaaaatacaacaaactttttatactataatataaCGATAACAGCTATGAGGTCAAATGCTTGtgatcatacacacaaacatacatatgGTACATGTGAAAATACACCTTCATTCACACTAACCTACATATGGTACATGTGATAATGGACCTTAATACACACTTACACAAGTGGTGATAGTAAGGAAAAAAGGATCTTTATAGTCATATGTGAATCTTAGTGACACGACTAAGCCTAGGACTTTGTCGGGAGTTCATCCTCATCGTTCCCAGCCTCTACGTTCCTAGCCAGCTGTGTCAGAGCAGCCTGGTGCTGTTGTTTCATCTCGCTACGCTTCACCTCTGAGTACGCGCCTGAGCCTCCCAAAACCACAGCGTTACTGGTCCACCAGAGCAAGGGCTTAGTGTCATTGAAGTATATACAGGCGATCACAGTCTGAGCACACGCCTTAGCTGTACCCGATATGTTATGAGTGAGAGGGGAGGTAATCTGGATTTGAAGACCTGTTACATATCCAATAGCGAACCCAAATAAGCCCCCGACATTCATGTATAGCCAGAAGGTTGGGTCCGTGAGTTTGGGGAAGTGCACAACTTCCCCAAATTCTCCGAACACCAACATAAGAGGTAGGAAGAGAACGATGGCATTAAGATTGTTGTAGTATGTAAGTCTCCATACATTGTGGTCCAGTAGCGGCAGGACTTTCTTGGTAAAGATGGAGTTCAAGGCTACGCTGGCACTGGCCGCTACACCAAAAAATACCCCAGTTATGGACAGCGATCCTGAAAAACATAGAAGATAtttcaaattcatcaaaatcacTCGTGAGCAAACCAGGTCGTGTAATGGTAGCACACATGTCAATCACTTCAATGgataaaatctaaaaatatattcaCTCTAGACCTGTACTTACAATTTCAatcaatgattattttttttttttactttatagCAGATACGAAACACAGAAAAAGTTTGTTCAAAGGTCTATTCCAccattttttctatttcaaattcattaaatattgcaacaaaatattaacatttgtcATATCTTATTtactttgaaacattttttcttttttttttcaatataaaactAATCCTAAGACAAATCTATATCCATTGCAGATATTCAGTCTGTCAAACATAAAAGTATCACATTTCCCTGAatattatcacataactgacccattcagccatgtaatacagccatGTCATAAAGAAATATAGGATGCATGAatttgtaataacactattgtgacgtcaaaggTAATAATGACATTGTAATCATAATATGATGCTGCATGGTTGTCTCGGGAGACAGAAACGTCAAATCCAAACTAATTTTCCCATTCTTatttatagaaaacaaaattgaaagttttCTCTATATCATCATGAATACaagttatataataaataatcttACATTTGTTGTTACTTAAAGACGCATGGAATACCAAATTAATTAACAagcttaataaatttcatattacatagccacaTATGTAAGAACTTCTGTTTCTTTCATAGCTACAAGTGTAATattggctggtccagggcaatacactcatgtcgcctgaggctgtattgcatggctacccatgcaataaagccttgtgacgtcacggcgtcaacaaaatatctatttccttggtaaaattatatcatttgtttcacaaatatgactggttttactataaaagatgcaaacaacggaatttgtatTAAGAATATCACGtgatttttcatgtatggaaagtTGACTTCCAGttgtggatttcttcgaatctatttcaaaatggcgggatattatagttgtaaaattgcaataaaatgtcgaagtatgaaagaaaaatgctctttcataagtggatatgaaggatagggaaattctaccctcgggatcacctcggcaagcctcgtgaccctctggtagaatatccctatccttcatatccacatatgaaagagtcttataatatttatCAGACTAAGTATTTACCAGCAGCACCCTCTTGGTCGACTCCAAGAAAAAATCCGGCGATGATAACTCCACAACAGGCCAGAGCTTTACAGGACGTCGTCTGCTTCAGGATCAGGTAGGAAAACATCTAGAAACAGTAAATGTCTACAGGTAAGATACAagtataacattgttattgatgtgttgtaataataacaatattaaagggacaattcaatgaggctaattctgttacataaccaagaaCAGAGATATGGCATAGATGTATTGATCTACactccttatgaaacatataacaaattccacaacagtgttatttattttgattgataccgttgaaattacaaatcgttgatcaatgcAATTAAGCAGGTACGACATGTATGCTgcacccatacccgagccaaagtcacgcacaatcaacaaatgcaatacataaccactgaggagttgatgaaattattttcagacaagagcatgcatctaataaggtaaacacactactgtaagagcaaTTTTAAGTAGTTCTAGACCAAAAACACTGGTAAGGGCCATGGTTCAGCATACAAGACAtcgaccactatgtgtaatggtggacagtaagtgagtttaaacatttcacatacatttcactagagtgggcttttctggcatatcacagtaaaaccaactaataaATTTTCTATAAGAACTGGTctgtttccgatatatgtgcaaattttaatgtactcttaaaCTGAATTGTCCTTGTTGACTTGTTGACCAATCtttcccaaaatacaatatgcacaactagggccttaggggaacctaaatGTGAAATATGAGAGATAAACTTTCAGTACTTTcggagaaatagcaataacaaactttaactatcaaaatccaagatggctgactggCAGCCATCCTGTTGACCGTTCGgttttaaaatgcaatatgcacaactagggccctagggggaacatgcatatgaaatttgagagagatccctgggtactttctgagaaatagcagtaacaaactttaacaatcaatatccaagatggctgcctggtggccatcttgttgaccgatcgatcggtcccaaaatgcaatatgcacaactagggccaaaGGGaaacctgcatgtgaaatttgagagagatccctccagcacttttagagaaatagcggtaacaaactttgaactatcaaaatccaagaaagctgcctggcagccatcttgatgaccgatctgtcccaaaatgtaatatgcacaactaaggcccttgGAGAACGTACgcgtgaaatttgagagagatcccttcattactttctgagaaatagtggtaacaaactttaactatcaaaatccaagattgctgcctggcggccatcttgttgacccatcaatcccaaaatgcaatatgcataactaggaccttaggggaacctacatatgaaatttgagagagatcccttcagccctttctgagaaatagcggaaacaagaaatgttaagGGACAGAGGGACAgacagaaggacggacgg
This genomic interval carries:
- the LOC138336804 gene encoding GDP-fucose transporter 1-like; translation: MTVTFYHRHPKMESLFAKYSKIVAVVASYWMISITMVFTNKYLLSSPDLKLNAPMFVTWYQCVVSAVLCVILRCLATMFPSKFSFPSTEIDLKLNRSVLPLSIIFVSMITCNNLCLKYVGVAFYYVGRSLSTVFNVMFSYLILKQTTSCKALACCGVIIAGFFLGVDQEGAAGSLSITGVFFGVAASASVALNSIFTKKVLPLLDHNVWRLTYYNNLNAIVLFLPLMLVFGEFGEVVHFPKLTDPTFWLYMNVGGLFGFAIGYVTGLQIQITSPLTHNISGTAKACAQTVIACIYFNDTKPLLWWTSNAVVLGGSGAYSEVKRSEMKQQHQAALTQLARNVEAGNDEDELPTKS